The DNA sequence AAAAATTCTCAATCCAACAAACTATATCTATGATCATGAAACTCAGACTCCTGAAATTCTTGATGCTTATGTTCGGACTCGCGATAGGTAGCGCGTCTTGGACTTTTGCTCAGGATGTTGACCCAACGTCGGAAGACCTCCAGGTTACGGCTGTAGAGCTGGACACCGAGGGTGAGGACTACGATGAGTTAGCATTAGACGCGAAAGCGGTGCTGCTCTATGAATTCACGCAAACCGGTGGGCAGATGAGTGATCTGACGCCTGAGCAGCAAGCAGCGGTGAAAGGATATTTCCAACGCTACGAAGTTGCGCCGTTTTTCACAATAAGTAACCTCTGGATTCTTATTGCAGCAGCTTTGGTGTTCTTGATGCACCTCGGTTTCGCAACGCTTGAGTCCGGTCTTTCGCAAAGTAAGAATACGGTCAACGTTCTATTTAAGAATGTCTTTATCATCTGCATGGGATTGATCTCCTACCTTTTGGTTGGATTCAACTCAATGTATCCTGTGGATGCTTGGATTATAAAAGGTGTTTACGCGCTTAACGGTGCAGTTACCATGGCTGACTATGGTGGCACGTTCATTGAATACGGCGGCACAGGTCTCTGCATGACTGGTTGGACGGACTTTATCTTCCAAGCGATGTTCGCAGCGACTGCGGCTACGATTGTGTCCGGTGCTGTTGCTGAACGTGTGAAGCTTCCCAGCTTCATGATTTTCGCCACGCTTTTGGTATCTTTTGCCTATCCTGTAACTGGCTCCTGGAAATGGGGCGGTGGCTGGCTCGACGGCATGGGCTTCTATGACTTCGCAGGTTCTTCACTTGTGCATGCCTTCGGTGGTTTCGCTGCCCTGGCCTGTGTGATCTTGCTTGGCGCTCGTAAGGGCAAGTATCTCGAGAACGGCAAGATCAAGCCGATCCTCGGTCACTCGATGCCGCTCGCCACGATTGGCGTCTTCCTTCTGTTCCTCGGTTGGTTCGGATTTAACGGTGGTTCGGTTCTTTCCGCTGACGCGGAACTGGTTTCTTTCGTCTTCGTGACGACAGCAATGGCCGCTGCCGCTGGTGGTCTGGCTGCCATCGCAGTATCCTGGGCGCTTCTCAAGAAGCCTGACCTCTCCATGGCCCTTAACGGTATCCTGGCCGGTCTGGTTGGTATCACCGCTGGCGCTGACTCCGTCACGCTCCTTGGCTCGGTCCTCATCGGCCTGATCGCTGGTGCTCTGGTAGTTGTTTCCATCCTATTCTTCGACAAGATCAAGATCGACGACCCGGTCGGCGCGGTTTCCGTGCATGGTATTTGTGGTGTTTGGGGCACGCTCGCTGTAGCTATCTTCCAGCAGGAAGGTGCCGGCTTCAGCTTCATGACTCAGCTCATCGGAACGCTCTCGATTTCCGCATTCGCCTTCATCTTCTCCATTATCTTCTTCGGCATCCTGAAGGTTACCATCGGTATCCGCGTCAGCGAAGAAGAGGAAGCAGAAGGCCTCGACATCGGCGAACACGGGCAGGAAGCTTACCCGCAGTTTGCTCCTGACACCAAGTAATGGTTTGAGTCTCTTCTTGATTCATTGCCTGAAACAGAATAATCAATCTATACGAATTAGTTATGAAACTCGTAAAAGCCATTATTAAGCCCTTCAAACTCGAAGAAGTGAAGGAAGCTCTCTCGGAGATCGGCATCGAAGGTATGACCGTAACTGAGGTAAAGGGTTTTGGTCGCCAAAAAGGCCACACCGAAATCTATCGCGGCAGCGAATACACCGTGGACTTCCTCCCGAAGGTCATGGTCGACATCGCCGTGCCTTCCGACATCGCAGAAAAGACGGTTGAAACCATCGCCAAGGCCGCCAAAACCGGCAAAATTGGTGACGGCAAGATCTTCGTCATTCCGATCGAAGAGTCCGTCCGCATCCGCACTGACGAAAAGGGCGAAGGCTCCCTCTAAGGGCCGCCTTGCACGAACATCAGTTTTCGAACCCCGCTGGTTTGCGCCAGCGGGGTTTTTTGTGCCCGCTTCAAATTGTTGGGCGAAGCACAAAAGTGATTGGCAAATGCCGAGTTAGCAACAAGATCGCTCCTTAACATGGCGCAGACTCAGGCTACAGCGGAACTGGATGTCCAGCGGGCGGGCGACTCACTGGTGTTGGAACTGGCGGGCGAGTGGAAGTTTGGTGCCGCGATTCCGGATTTTTCTCAAGTGGAGTCGCAGTTCGGCGAAGGCAAGCCGCCGTCGAAGCTCGCCTTTGAGTCCAGCAAGGTCACCGGTTGGGATACCGCGCTGATGACCTTTCTGCAAAAAGTCGGCGACTTGGCCAAGCTGACCAAGACCGACATGGATCTATCCGGCTTGCCTAACGGAGCCGAGGGCCTCCTCAAGCTAGCGACCGCAGTGCCGAAAAAAGAGGGCACCGGCCGCGACCAGAAGCACGAAGGTTTTTTCACTAAGGTCGGTAACGCCACCATTGCTTTCGGCAAAGAGCTCAGCGAGACTATCGAATTTATTGGCGAGTGCACGTTGTCGCTGTTGCGGTTTTTCAAGGGCAAGGCGCGCTTCCGCTGGACGGATCTTTGGGTCATTGTGCAGCAGACCGGCGCTGAAGCGCTACCCATCGTATTGCTCATTAACTTTT is a window from the Cerasicoccus sp. TK19100 genome containing:
- a CDS encoding ammonium transporter, translated to MKLRLLKFLMLMFGLAIGSASWTFAQDVDPTSEDLQVTAVELDTEGEDYDELALDAKAVLLYEFTQTGGQMSDLTPEQQAAVKGYFQRYEVAPFFTISNLWILIAAALVFLMHLGFATLESGLSQSKNTVNVLFKNVFIICMGLISYLLVGFNSMYPVDAWIIKGVYALNGAVTMADYGGTFIEYGGTGLCMTGWTDFIFQAMFAATAATIVSGAVAERVKLPSFMIFATLLVSFAYPVTGSWKWGGGWLDGMGFYDFAGSSLVHAFGGFAALACVILLGARKGKYLENGKIKPILGHSMPLATIGVFLLFLGWFGFNGGSVLSADAELVSFVFVTTAMAAAAGGLAAIAVSWALLKKPDLSMALNGILAGLVGITAGADSVTLLGSVLIGLIAGALVVVSILFFDKIKIDDPVGAVSVHGICGVWGTLAVAIFQQEGAGFSFMTQLIGTLSISAFAFIFSIIFFGILKVTIGIRVSEEEEAEGLDIGEHGQEAYPQFAPDTK
- a CDS encoding P-II family nitrogen regulator, producing the protein MKLVKAIIKPFKLEEVKEALSEIGIEGMTVTEVKGFGRQKGHTEIYRGSEYTVDFLPKVMVDIAVPSDIAEKTVETIAKAAKTGKIGDGKIFVIPIEESVRIRTDEKGEGSL